Proteins encoded by one window of Xylella fastidiosa:
- the ispG gene encoding flavodoxin-dependent (E)-4-hydroxy-3-methylbut-2-enyl-diphosphate synthase codes for MHDIVTPQVASDSAVPWPRRLTQAVNIGHLTVGGGHPVVVQSMTNTDTADVVASTKQVAELWRAGSEMVRLTVNNAQSAAAIPRIAERLAMMGIEVPLIGDFHYNGHQLLADEPACAEVLAKYRINPGNVGFGKKRDLQFGQLIECAIRYGKPIRIGANWGSLDQMLAAQLMDENNRRKQPWDAAQVLREVLIFSAVGSAERAVELGLPRDRIVLSAKVSGVQELIAVYRDMAARCDFALHLGLTEAGIGSKGIVASSAALAVLLQEGIGDTIRISLTPEPGQSRTQEVIVAQELLQTTGHRAFTPMVTACPGCGRTTSEFFQELAKTVQQHVRDKMQVWKITHPGAETMTLAVMGCVVNGPGESRHANIGISLPGTGEMPVAPVFIDGEKSVTLRGGNIAQDFITLVDDYVERRYARFPD; via the coding sequence ATGCACGACATCGTGACTCCTCAAGTTGCTTCTGATTCCGCCGTACCTTGGCCGCGGCGCCTTACGCAGGCAGTCAATATTGGTCACCTGACCGTTGGAGGGGGACACCCAGTAGTGGTGCAGTCGATGACCAACACGGATACAGCCGACGTTGTTGCTAGTACCAAGCAGGTTGCCGAATTGTGGCGTGCCGGTTCTGAGATGGTGAGGTTGACCGTCAACAATGCCCAATCGGCTGCTGCAATCCCGCGTATTGCCGAACGCTTGGCAATGATGGGCATTGAAGTCCCCTTGATCGGTGATTTTCATTACAACGGTCATCAATTATTGGCTGACGAACCGGCGTGTGCGGAAGTGCTGGCCAAGTACCGGATCAATCCTGGTAATGTCGGTTTTGGAAAGAAGCGGGATTTGCAGTTCGGCCAATTGATTGAATGCGCGATCCGCTATGGCAAACCCATTAGGATTGGCGCCAATTGGGGATCATTGGATCAGATGTTGGCGGCGCAATTGATGGATGAGAACAATCGGCGCAAGCAGCCATGGGATGCCGCTCAGGTGTTGCGTGAGGTATTGATTTTTTCGGCGGTAGGCTCTGCCGAGCGCGCTGTTGAGTTGGGGTTGCCGCGTGATCGCATTGTGCTCTCGGCCAAGGTGTCTGGTGTGCAGGAGCTGATTGCGGTATACCGTGATATGGCAGCGCGCTGTGATTTTGCCTTGCATCTTGGCCTCACTGAGGCTGGTATTGGGAGTAAAGGGATCGTTGCGTCCTCAGCGGCGCTGGCAGTATTACTGCAAGAAGGGATCGGAGATACGATCCGCATTTCGTTGACCCCTGAGCCGGGGCAATCGCGTACCCAAGAGGTGATTGTGGCCCAGGAGTTGTTGCAGACAACTGGTCATCGTGCCTTTACTCCGATGGTCACTGCTTGCCCGGGGTGTGGGCGTACCACTTCGGAATTCTTCCAGGAACTCGCCAAGACGGTGCAGCAGCACGTGCGCGACAAGATGCAGGTGTGGAAAATCACTCACCCTGGTGCGGAAACTATGACCTTGGCCGTCATGGGTTGTGTGGTGAACGGGCCGGGGGAATCGCGTCACGCCAACATTGGTATTTCGCTGCCTGGCACGGGAGAGATGCCGGTTGCGCCGGTGTTTATTGATGGTGAGAAGTCGGTAACCTTGCGTGGCGGAAACATTGCCCAGGACTTCATCACTTTAGTTGACGATTACGTAGAACGCAGGTATGCCCGTTTCCCCGACTGA
- a CDS encoding ATP-binding protein, with the protein MHTSATSFLRTLCTLRWVATAGQVVTILMATHAMGLALPQGPLWAGVCTLALFNLYAQRRISHTHVTSPNIEFSHILVDVTVLTWMVGWSGGISNPFGSLFLVLIALAALALPLRWAMAVAAACVSGYLVSAAFGLPLPHNHFNPLTLHMWGMAANFLLSTVMVLVFTTWLAQALHAREREISLLRERFTRNEGIIALATHAASVAHELNTPLATMTLLADDVAEQCQQLELCEDLETLRELLTQCRNRVLTLAAPADKLNVDIQVHNVLDQWQLMHPTIHLKHNEDAPLQLMLEPGVGHLIMVLLNNAADAGERSDRRQVDLNLHIQDGQLYGEVRDYGSGFETPQGLLPGMLFHTQKANSMGVGLALSHATVERLQGDIWMQPAKGRGTRVSFRVPLKETSTA; encoded by the coding sequence ATGCATACCTCTGCCACTTCATTCTTACGCACTCTGTGTACCTTGCGCTGGGTCGCCACTGCCGGACAGGTAGTGACCATCCTGATGGCCACCCATGCGATGGGCTTAGCATTGCCACAGGGGCCGCTGTGGGCCGGGGTTTGCACGCTGGCACTGTTTAACCTATATGCACAGCGACGCATTTCACACACCCATGTCACTTCACCGAACATCGAATTCAGCCATATCCTGGTCGATGTCACCGTACTCACCTGGATGGTCGGCTGGAGTGGCGGCATCAGCAATCCGTTCGGCTCACTGTTCCTGGTCCTGATCGCACTGGCAGCGTTAGCGTTGCCGTTACGCTGGGCCATGGCAGTCGCGGCCGCTTGCGTCAGTGGCTACTTAGTCAGCGCCGCATTCGGCCTGCCACTACCACACAACCACTTCAACCCTCTCACCTTGCATATGTGGGGGATGGCGGCTAACTTTCTGCTCTCAACGGTAATGGTCCTGGTATTCACCACATGGCTGGCACAGGCACTACACGCCAGAGAACGTGAGATCTCGCTACTGCGTGAACGTTTCACACGCAATGAAGGCATCATCGCCCTGGCAACCCATGCAGCATCGGTTGCACACGAACTCAATACTCCATTAGCTACCATGACGTTGCTCGCCGACGATGTCGCCGAGCAATGCCAGCAACTTGAGTTGTGCGAGGATTTGGAAACGCTACGCGAGCTACTGACGCAATGCCGCAACCGTGTGCTGACACTCGCCGCACCCGCCGACAAGCTCAACGTTGATATCCAAGTGCATAACGTTCTAGATCAGTGGCAACTAATGCATCCGACGATCCATCTGAAACACAACGAGGATGCACCGCTACAATTGATGCTGGAACCTGGAGTAGGCCACCTCATCATGGTGCTTCTCAATAATGCCGCCGACGCTGGCGAACGCAGTGACAGGCGGCAAGTTGATTTGAATCTCCATATTCAGGATGGCCAGTTATACGGTGAGGTGCGCGACTATGGCTCTGGTTTCGAAACGCCCCAGGGACTCTTACCAGGGATGCTGTTCCACACCCAAAAAGCAAATAGCATGGGCGTTGGTCTGGCATTGTCCCATGCGACCGTCGAACGTCTGCAAGGCGACATCTGGATGCAACCCGCCAAAGGACGCGGCACACGAGTAAGCTTTCGAGTGCCCTTGAAGGAAACATCCACGGCATGA
- the asnS gene encoding asparagine--tRNA ligase, producing the protein MTVASVEQMFSGKIQVGSEVTVRGWVRTRRDSKAGLSFVSVSDGSCFAAIQVVTPAHLPNYETEVRKLTTGCAVIVIGTLAPSLGQGQQFEIQAQSIEVVGWVEDPETYPIQPKQHSLEFLREVAHLRPRTNLFGAVARIRHCLSQAVHRFFHENGYYWITTPIITTSDAEGAGQMFRVSTLDLVNLPRTETGGIDFSHDFFGKETFLTVSGQLNVEAYALALSKVYTFGPTFRAENSHTPRHLAEFWMIEPEIAFADLAEDARVAEQFLKFLFKTVLEERDDDLAFITERVEKTTISKLEGFINSPFERIEYTDAIKLLERSGKKFDFPVEWGLDLQTEHERWLTEKHIGRPVVVTNYPEHIKAFYMRLNDDGKTVAAMDVLAPGIGEIIGGSQREERLEMLDIRMAQFGLDPAHYQWYRDFRRYGSVPHAGFGLGFERLVVYVCGLSNIRDAIPYPRAPGSAEF; encoded by the coding sequence ATGACGGTGGCTAGTGTTGAGCAAATGTTCTCCGGGAAAATTCAGGTGGGCAGTGAAGTGACAGTCCGTGGCTGGGTACGAACCCGGCGCGATTCTAAAGCGGGTCTCAGTTTTGTCAGTGTCAGTGATGGTTCCTGCTTCGCCGCAATTCAGGTCGTCACTCCAGCGCATCTTCCAAATTACGAAACAGAAGTACGCAAACTCACTACAGGTTGCGCAGTCATCGTGATCGGCACCCTGGCACCCTCTCTGGGCCAAGGTCAACAGTTCGAAATCCAGGCCCAGAGCATTGAGGTCGTCGGTTGGGTCGAGGATCCGGAAACATATCCGATCCAACCCAAACAACATTCATTGGAATTCCTGCGGGAGGTGGCGCACCTGCGTCCACGCACCAATCTGTTTGGTGCAGTCGCTCGTATCCGCCACTGTCTATCGCAGGCGGTACACCGTTTTTTTCACGAGAATGGTTATTACTGGATCACCACACCGATCATCACCACTTCCGACGCCGAAGGTGCCGGACAAATGTTCCGCGTCTCTACGCTGGATTTAGTCAATCTACCGCGCACGGAGACCGGCGGAATTGACTTTTCGCATGATTTCTTTGGAAAAGAAACGTTCTTGACCGTCTCCGGGCAACTCAACGTAGAAGCCTATGCACTGGCACTGAGCAAGGTGTATACCTTCGGCCCGACGTTCCGAGCTGAGAATAGTCACACGCCGCGTCACCTTGCGGAATTTTGGATGATTGAGCCAGAAATCGCCTTCGCGGATCTGGCTGAGGATGCACGTGTGGCCGAACAGTTCCTCAAATTTCTTTTCAAAACGGTACTGGAGGAACGTGACGACGACTTGGCATTCATTACCGAACGGGTAGAGAAAACCACGATCAGCAAGCTGGAAGGGTTTATCAATTCACCATTCGAACGGATCGAGTACACAGATGCCATCAAGCTGTTGGAAAGGTCGGGGAAAAAGTTTGATTTTCCGGTTGAATGGGGACTGGATCTACAAACCGAGCACGAGCGCTGGTTGACCGAGAAGCACATCGGCCGTCCGGTGGTGGTGACGAACTATCCCGAACACATCAAAGCTTTTTACATGCGGCTGAACGACGATGGGAAAACGGTCGCGGCGATGGATGTGTTAGCCCCGGGCATCGGCGAAATTATTGGCGGCAGCCAACGTGAGGAGCGTTTGGAAATGCTTGATATACGGATGGCGCAATTCGGTCTGGACCCGGCACATTACCAGTGGTATCGGGATTTTCGCCGCTACGGCTCGGTGCCGCACGCGGGGTTCGGCCTGGGGTTTGAACGTCTCGTGGTCTACGTCTGCGGGCTGAGCAATATCCGCGATGCAATCCCCTACCCGCGTGCGCCAGGCAGTGCCGAGTTCTGA
- a CDS encoding DMT family transporter, translated as MVTQRQLPLRAAMLMLFSTLSFGMMAITIRYASTQIPTTEIAFFRNAFGLLVLLPLILGPGKPLPRTQHGPRYIARSMLGLISMLCNFWAISHLPLTQAITLSYSTPLFATILASLRLHEVVRLRRLLAILAGFAGILVLLQPWSSTFSPALLVALVAALLNAIITIQMKQLSHLDPPDTVVFYTYAFWVPLSLPLALWQWHWPEGVEWVWLIATGIFGTIGQLLWIRALRLGEVSTLQPIGFMQLPLVTLLGWWLFGEHLDRYTALGASIIIGANVYITHREAVLARRTATETIQKGVQSNGINRAQGPS; from the coding sequence ATGGTGACTCAGAGACAGCTGCCGCTACGTGCGGCAATGCTGATGCTATTCAGTACACTGTCGTTTGGCATGATGGCAATCACTATCCGTTACGCTTCCACTCAAATACCCACGACAGAAATTGCATTCTTCCGCAATGCATTCGGCCTGCTTGTCCTGCTCCCATTGATACTTGGCCCAGGCAAGCCGCTACCACGTACTCAACATGGGCCACGTTACATAGCACGCTCAATGCTCGGGCTGATATCAATGCTGTGCAACTTTTGGGCCATTAGCCATCTGCCCCTCACACAAGCCATCACCCTGTCCTACTCCACCCCGCTGTTTGCGACCATTCTAGCCTCCCTACGGCTGCACGAGGTCGTGCGGCTACGGCGCTTGCTAGCGATACTAGCTGGCTTCGCTGGCATCCTGGTGTTACTGCAGCCCTGGTCGAGCACGTTCAGTCCAGCCCTACTGGTCGCGCTGGTCGCAGCGCTGTTGAATGCGATCATTACAATCCAAATGAAGCAACTTTCGCACCTTGATCCACCAGATACCGTCGTGTTCTATACCTACGCGTTCTGGGTTCCATTATCGCTGCCACTCGCGCTGTGGCAGTGGCACTGGCCGGAAGGAGTGGAGTGGGTATGGCTCATCGCCACCGGCATATTCGGCACGATAGGGCAGCTCCTGTGGATCCGCGCATTACGCCTGGGAGAAGTCTCGACATTACAGCCAATTGGCTTCATGCAACTACCGCTGGTGACACTGCTCGGATGGTGGTTATTCGGAGAACATTTGGATCGCTACACCGCGTTAGGCGCATCCATCATTATCGGCGCGAACGTCTACATCACCCATCGAGAAGCAGTGCTGGCACGACGCACGGCGACCGAAACGATACAAAAAGGTGTCCAATCCAACGGAATCAATCGCGCTCAGGGCCCGTCCTAG
- a CDS encoding response regulator transcription factor encodes MNHSAAKIGLLVDDDTLYLRTLQRSLGRRGVDTVTATDAVSALTAARSALPSFALLDLKLGQDSGLALIQELRAIRSDMRILLVTGYASIATAVEAIKRGADEYLPKPANINTILRAISEDTANRLTPDKDESALHTMTPLSRLQWEHIQQALHETDGNISAAARLLGMHRRSLQRKLTKRPSPGTLHDSDH; translated from the coding sequence ATGAATCACTCCGCCGCCAAGATCGGCTTGCTAGTCGACGACGACACACTCTATCTGCGCACCCTACAGCGCAGTTTGGGACGCCGTGGCGTAGACACCGTGACCGCCACCGATGCAGTCAGCGCATTAACCGCTGCGCGTAGCGCGCTCCCAAGTTTCGCCTTGCTCGACCTAAAGCTCGGCCAAGACTCAGGGTTAGCGCTCATCCAAGAACTGCGCGCCATCCGCAGCGATATGCGAATCCTGCTCGTCACCGGCTACGCCAGCATTGCCACTGCGGTAGAAGCCATTAAACGCGGTGCCGACGAATATCTACCCAAACCAGCCAACATCAACACCATTCTGCGTGCAATCAGCGAAGACACAGCAAACAGATTAACGCCGGACAAGGACGAATCTGCTTTACATACGATGACTCCGCTCAGTCGCCTTCAGTGGGAACATATCCAGCAAGCATTACACGAGACGGACGGCAACATCTCCGCCGCCGCACGGTTACTTGGCATGCATCGGCGCTCTCTGCAGCGCAAGCTAACCAAGCGCCCCAGCCCTGGAACGCTGCACGATTCAGATCATTAA
- a CDS encoding ABC transporter ATP-binding protein, which produces MALIKFENVCVDFPIYNASSRSLKKQLIQAVTGGQLRKEESGRVVVSVLKELTFTLQDGARVGLLGHNGAGKSTLLRLLNNVYFPSSGQALIEGTTGSLIDISLGTDPEATGRENIYLRGALLGMTKSEINRSVNEIIEFSELGNFIDMPLRTYSTGMHLRLAFSVSTIVCPEILLMDEWLSVGDEGFKQKAEKRLSELVQATNILVVASHSKQLILNTCNRVIWLEHGQIRMDGDAQEVCTAYFG; this is translated from the coding sequence ATGGCTCTTATCAAATTTGAGAACGTCTGCGTCGATTTTCCAATCTATAACGCAAGCAGTAGATCACTAAAAAAACAACTCATCCAGGCCGTCACCGGCGGTCAGTTGCGCAAGGAAGAAAGTGGTCGTGTTGTCGTCAGTGTATTAAAAGAGTTGACATTCACGTTGCAAGACGGCGCGCGCGTTGGTCTGCTCGGTCACAATGGTGCGGGAAAGAGCACCTTGCTGCGCCTATTGAATAACGTCTATTTCCCTTCCTCAGGCCAAGCGCTGATCGAAGGAACCACCGGGTCGTTGATCGACATTTCACTAGGAACGGACCCAGAAGCCACAGGACGGGAAAACATCTATCTACGTGGCGCACTGCTTGGGATGACCAAGAGCGAAATAAACCGCTCTGTGAATGAAATCATCGAATTCTCCGAACTCGGCAATTTCATCGACATGCCACTACGCACGTATTCGACAGGCATGCATCTACGCTTAGCCTTTTCAGTATCCACCATCGTATGTCCAGAGATCCTGTTGATGGACGAGTGGTTATCTGTTGGCGACGAAGGCTTCAAGCAAAAAGCGGAAAAACGCCTTTCAGAACTTGTACAAGCAACCAATATTCTCGTTGTCGCCAGTCACTCCAAACAACTGATTCTAAATACATGTAATCGTGTGATTTGGTTGGAACATGGCCAGATACGGATGGATGGCGACGCACAGGAGGTATGTACTGCGTACTTTGGGTGA
- the murB gene encoding UDP-N-acetylmuramate dehydrogenase → MSRQINTPDWILHANAPLRELNTFHIQAQARWLLEIIHPTALPQALTHPHIVGLPILVLGSGSNVLFAADPEECVLRFVNREVTILEHRIDHTLVRAGAGMAWHDLVLWSLQQGLSGLENLALIPGTVGACSIQNIGAYGVQVEEFVHIVEAYDQTEGKFVRLTASECEFAYRNSRFKREPNRYLITAVEFRLPLLHELNLNYAGISEELEALQITLPEPCDVAQAVINLRRRKLPDPEVLSNAGSFFKNPHLPREQAEQLRQHHPTLPIYPGETPESNKLSAAWLIEQCGWKGIREGDAGVAPQHSLVLVNYGEATGAELLALARRIAASVQERFGVAIEPETRLIGAQW, encoded by the coding sequence ATGAGCAGGCAAATCAATACTCCTGACTGGATCCTCCATGCCAACGCGCCTCTGCGTGAGCTGAACACTTTTCATATCCAGGCACAAGCGCGCTGGCTACTAGAGATCATTCATCCGACCGCACTACCACAAGCATTGACGCACCCTCACATCGTCGGCTTGCCAATCTTGGTGCTTGGCAGTGGCAGTAATGTTTTGTTCGCCGCCGATCCTGAGGAGTGTGTGCTGCGCTTTGTTAACCGCGAAGTGACGATCCTTGAACATCGGATCGATCACACGCTAGTACGTGCAGGTGCAGGGATGGCTTGGCATGACTTGGTGCTATGGTCACTGCAACAGGGACTGTCTGGACTGGAAAATCTGGCACTAATTCCAGGCACAGTCGGAGCCTGCTCAATTCAGAACATCGGTGCGTATGGGGTGCAAGTCGAAGAATTCGTGCACATTGTCGAAGCCTATGATCAGACCGAAGGCAAGTTCGTAAGGCTGACCGCATCCGAATGTGAATTCGCTTACCGCAACAGTCGATTCAAGCGAGAACCAAACCGCTACCTGATCACAGCGGTAGAATTCCGTCTGCCGCTGCTGCATGAACTCAACCTCAACTACGCAGGGATCAGCGAAGAATTAGAGGCGCTACAGATCACATTGCCAGAGCCATGCGATGTCGCCCAGGCAGTTATCAATCTGCGTCGCCGCAAACTGCCGGATCCAGAGGTGCTCAGCAACGCCGGCAGCTTTTTCAAGAACCCACATCTGCCACGCGAACAAGCCGAACAGTTACGCCAACACCACCCCACACTCCCCATTTACCCGGGCGAAACACCAGAATCAAACAAGCTATCAGCGGCTTGGCTGATTGAGCAGTGTGGCTGGAAAGGCATCCGCGAAGGCGACGCTGGAGTTGCGCCACAGCACTCACTTGTACTGGTTAACTACGGCGAAGCAACCGGCGCCGAGCTGCTGGCGCTGGCACGACGCATCGCTGCTTCGGTGCAGGAGCGCTTCGGTGTGGCAATCGAGCCAGAAACACGCCTGATTGGGGCCCAATGGTGA
- a CDS encoding phosphatase PAP2 family protein, protein MPVSPTDAFVGFCRWRRAHVRHHQLLCLGVLLPLGLCVVLAVGVYQRQSFCFDLPLLYWIRTLASPNLDAFFVALTQQGYWYGVVGIDVLIVLILLGQRRWYVAGFAGSSLVGAKLLNIAAKHLFQRERPMLWETIAPAHGFSFPSAHAMDAMAMLTVLLVLLRGVRWRGLLMMVPGTFVLLLSASRLYLGVHYPSDILGGWSAALVWVIGLYLLMFRDADRLLALRSRTGPERD, encoded by the coding sequence ATGCCCGTTTCCCCGACTGATGCGTTTGTCGGCTTCTGTCGTTGGCGACGCGCTCATGTGCGGCATCACCAGTTGCTGTGCTTAGGGGTGTTGCTGCCTCTTGGTCTGTGCGTTGTGTTGGCTGTCGGCGTTTACCAACGTCAGTCTTTCTGCTTCGATCTGCCGTTGTTGTATTGGATACGTACCCTGGCCTCGCCGAATCTTGATGCCTTTTTTGTCGCATTGACTCAGCAGGGTTACTGGTATGGGGTGGTGGGTATTGATGTGTTGATTGTGCTGATCCTGTTGGGGCAGCGGCGTTGGTATGTCGCTGGGTTTGCTGGATCCAGTCTTGTTGGTGCGAAGCTCTTGAATATTGCTGCCAAGCATCTCTTCCAGCGTGAGCGGCCCATGCTGTGGGAGACAATTGCTCCGGCTCATGGGTTCAGCTTTCCCAGCGCCCACGCGATGGATGCGATGGCGATGCTGACAGTGTTGCTTGTGCTGCTGCGGGGTGTACGCTGGCGTGGATTATTGATGATGGTTCCAGGGACGTTTGTGCTGCTGTTGAGTGCTTCGCGTCTATATCTCGGTGTGCATTACCCTTCCGACATTCTTGGCGGCTGGAGTGCGGCGCTGGTTTGGGTGATCGGGCTGTATTTGCTGATGTTTCGCGATGCGGATCGGTTGCTAGCATTGCGCTCTAGGACGGGCCCTGAGCGCGATTGA
- a CDS encoding DUF4190 domain-containing protein, with product MDIIQQSTNGQQRASRLAIASLVTSILGISFLPFIGSLCGIITGHMARAEIRRQPDTLKGDELAIVGLILGWLALSFLLIVMAIIFYVGFLGSLAKH from the coding sequence ATGGACATCATTCAGCAGAGCACCAACGGACAGCAGAGAGCCAGCCGACTCGCCATCGCTAGTCTAGTCACCAGTATCCTCGGCATCAGTTTTTTGCCCTTCATCGGAAGTTTGTGTGGGATCATCACCGGCCACATGGCACGCGCTGAAATCCGGCGTCAGCCCGACACATTGAAAGGCGATGAACTAGCGATCGTTGGTCTGATACTTGGTTGGCTTGCATTATCCTTTTTATTGATAGTTATGGCCATTATCTTTTACGTAGGCTTTTTAGGTTCGCTCGCCAAACACTAA
- a CDS encoding ABC transporter permease, translating to MMKDFPAMIALSDIAAAVRKYRLVGMLGWQDVRQRYQRSVLGPFWLTISMAVMIATMGLVFGQILNLPFSDFLPFLTAGIIIWGFISTTINEGCGAFTSAEAIIKQLPIPLFVHVMRTIWRNIIIVLHNIVILPVVFIVVGKHISFTALLSILGFLVLVLNLGWIGLILSVICTRYRDLSQIVSNSTQVAFYLTPIIWMPTHLPAATANYLLKWNPIYHIVEIVRAPLLGNVPNALNWQISISLAVFGWILATFFYNRYKRRIAYWL from the coding sequence ATGATGAAAGATTTTCCTGCCATGATCGCACTCTCAGATATTGCTGCTGCTGTCAGGAAATATCGCCTGGTGGGCATGCTCGGTTGGCAAGACGTGCGTCAGCGCTACCAGCGCTCCGTGCTCGGGCCGTTTTGGCTGACCATCAGTATGGCCGTGATGATTGCAACGATGGGACTCGTTTTCGGCCAGATACTCAATTTACCATTCAGCGATTTTCTACCGTTTCTCACCGCGGGCATCATTATCTGGGGCTTTATATCAACAACCATTAATGAAGGCTGCGGCGCATTCACCTCTGCAGAAGCAATCATCAAGCAGCTGCCAATCCCACTGTTCGTACACGTCATGCGTACCATCTGGCGCAATATCATTATTGTGCTGCACAACATCGTTATTCTGCCTGTGGTCTTTATCGTCGTTGGGAAGCACATTAGCTTCACTGCCCTGTTGAGCATCCTCGGCTTTTTAGTGCTGGTGTTAAATCTTGGATGGATTGGCTTAATCCTGAGCGTGATTTGCACACGGTATCGCGATTTGTCGCAAATCGTATCCAACTCAACCCAAGTCGCGTTCTATTTGACACCGATCATATGGATGCCAACGCACCTGCCCGCAGCAACAGCGAACTATTTGCTTAAGTGGAATCCGATTTATCACATTGTTGAAATTGTACGTGCACCGCTTTTAGGCAATGTGCCCAATGCTTTGAACTGGCAGATATCTATTTCACTTGCAGTCTTTGGATGGATATTGGCAACCTTTTTTTACAACCGTTACAAGCGCCGCATCGCCTATTGGCTCTAA
- a CDS encoding quinone-dependent dihydroorotate dehydrogenase gives MYSLFRPLLFTCDAERAHDISLRTLDIAYHSGALPLLTRHTRPLPTTAFGLNFPNPVGLAAGLDKNGTHIDALFALGFGFIEIGTTTPRPQAGNPKPRLFRLTQQQAVINRMGFNNLGVDALVRNVAGARRRNGPLGINIGKNKDTPNEQASNDYRYCLERVYALADYVTINLSSPNTAGLRALQEEQTLRRLIGELRETQETLAAKHGRHVPMLIKMAPDLSDSDIDAAARVLNEMSVDGVIATNTTVTRPLLRQHPLASEAGGLSGAPLLGQSTLVLRRLRTHLPETIDLIGVGGICCGADAGAKMAAGASLVQCYTGLIFKGPQLVGECVEAIRRRLEASSSGRENTQ, from the coding sequence ATGTATTCCCTTTTCCGTCCCCTCCTGTTCACCTGCGACGCAGAGCGTGCCCATGACATCAGCCTGCGCACCTTAGATATCGCCTACCACAGTGGAGCATTACCTCTACTGACACGCCACACACGACCTTTACCCACCACAGCCTTCGGTCTGAACTTTCCCAACCCTGTTGGCTTAGCCGCCGGACTGGACAAAAACGGGACTCACATTGACGCTCTATTCGCCTTAGGCTTTGGCTTTATTGAAATCGGTACCACCACCCCACGTCCACAAGCGGGGAATCCCAAGCCTCGCCTTTTCCGCCTGACGCAACAACAAGCAGTGATTAACCGCATGGGGTTTAACAACCTAGGTGTAGATGCGCTGGTACGTAACGTTGCAGGCGCGCGGCGACGCAACGGCCCGCTTGGGATCAACATTGGCAAGAACAAAGACACCCCTAACGAACAGGCCAGTAACGACTATCGGTATTGTCTGGAACGGGTCTATGCACTGGCAGACTATGTCACTATCAATCTCTCCTCACCAAATACTGCTGGTCTACGAGCGCTGCAAGAGGAACAGACATTGCGTCGCTTGATCGGAGAATTACGTGAAACACAAGAAACGCTGGCAGCGAAACACGGCCGGCACGTACCCATGCTCATCAAGATGGCACCAGATCTCAGTGACAGCGACATTGATGCAGCAGCACGTGTACTCAACGAGATGAGCGTAGACGGAGTGATCGCCACCAATACCACCGTGACGCGCCCGCTCCTAAGACAACATCCGCTGGCAAGCGAAGCGGGGGGGCTGTCCGGTGCACCCCTCCTGGGACAGTCCACCTTGGTGCTACGTCGGCTACGTACTCACTTACCTGAAACTATTGATCTCATCGGCGTGGGCGGCATCTGTTGCGGTGCCGATGCCGGCGCCAAAATGGCTGCTGGTGCCAGCCTAGTACAGTGCTACACCGGATTGATATTCAAAGGCCCACAGTTGGTTGGAGAATGCGTGGAAGCCATTCGCCGCCGCCTCGAAGCCTCCAGTAGCGGAAGGGAAAACACTCAATGA